Part of the Cryptosporangium arvum DSM 44712 genome, GGCGATCCGGACCGCGGTGATGAGCTCCTCCGGCGGCAGCGACTTGAGCAGGAACCCGCTGGCCCCCGCGGTGAGCGCGTCGCGTACGTAGTCGTCGGTGTCGTGGGTCGTCAGCACCACGACCTTGGTGCGGTTGCCGGGGGCCGCGAGGATCGTCCGGGCCGCCCCCAGCCCGTCGCGGCGGGGCATGCGCACGTCGAGCACCGCGACGTCGGGGCGTAACCGGAGGGTCTGCTCGACCGCTTCGTCACCGTCGGAGGTCTCCGCGAGGCAGGCGATGTCGTCCTGGGTGTCGAGGATCGCCCGCAGACCGGCGCGGAACACCGCGTGGTCGTCGGCGAGCAACACGGTGATCGGGGTCGTGCTCACGCGGGCTTCTCCAGATCGAACGAGACGTGGGTGCTCCAGGTCCGCCCGTCCGGCCGGGGCCCGGTACGGACCCGCCCGCCGAAGACCTGGGC contains:
- a CDS encoding response regulator, with product MSTTPITVLLADDHAVFRAGLRAILDTQDDIACLAETSDGDEAVEQTLRLRPDVAVLDVRMPRRDGLGAARTILAAPGNRTKVVVLTTHDTDDYVRDALTAGASGFLLKSLPPEELITAVRIAARGDALIDPSIVRRHLARFADTLAPPSPPDDITRLTAREREVLQLLSQALSNPEIARQLHVGEETVKTHVSSILRKLGLRDRTHAVAYAHLTGFATAAPRPGRSGGPSRFSMP